In Portunus trituberculatus isolate SZX2019 chromosome 10, ASM1759143v1, whole genome shotgun sequence, one genomic interval encodes:
- the LOC123502187 gene encoding adhesive plaque matrix protein-like encodes MSYKILLLAALAAVSLAEKVSHEDYDRDPYDKDRYDHDPYDDDRYDDDPYDDKGHHGGPSYHDSHNKKPDYNFHYRVKDKYYNDFGHWEERKGYVTKGWYDVVLPDYRRQEVHYIVDGKKGYKATVTYTPVKKDKHHKGGHGHGSYKGDPYKPDSYENDPYKPGSYEDDPYKPYRPRPSYKPDSHEHGSYEPRPYY; translated from the exons ATGTCTTATaaa ATCCTGCTGCTGGCAGCCTTGGCCGCCGTTTCCTTAGCTGAAAAAGTCTCCCACGAGGACTACGATCGTGATCCCTATGACAAAGACCGCTACGATCACGATCCATACGATGATGACCGCTACGATGATGATCCCTACGACGATAAAGGTCACCACGGAGGTCCCTCCTACCACGACTCACATAACAAG AAACCGGActacaacttccactacagaGTGAAGGACAAATACTACAACGACTTCGGCCACTGGGAGGAGCGCAAAGGGTACGTCACCAAGGGCTGGTACGATGTGGTGCTGCCTGACTATCGCAGACAGGAGGTGCATTACATCGTAGACGGCAAGAAAGGCTACAAAGCCACGGTCACCTACACCCCCGTGAAGAAAGACAAGCATCACAAGGGCGGCCACGGCCATGGCTCCTACAAAGGTGACCCATACAAGCCTGACTCATACGAAAATGACCCATACAAGCCTGGCTCATACGAAGATGACCCATACAAGCCATACAGGCCAAGACCTTCATACAAGCCAGACTCCCATGAACACGGGTCATATGAGCCGAGGCCTTATTACTAG